From the genome of Brassica oleracea var. oleracea cultivar TO1000 chromosome C4, BOL, whole genome shotgun sequence:
TGCATCCTATGCCTTTTACTGTGCCAAGTGTACACCTTAAACCGTATCACGGACACCACATCTAAACGAAACACCACCTTCCCTTGATTCCTGTCTCGTCCCATCTGCTTCCAACGGTCCTTATTCACCGTCATTGTGGGCCCACGTAAGACTCCTTCGATCAAACTCGTGTTCTTCGGGTCCTGGTACAATGGGTGAGTGAGTTTAGTCGACCCGACCAGTTTCTCTTTGTAGTAAACGGCTCCTTCCATGGAGTCATAGTAAACACTAACTTTTTGGTTAGGGTTATGAGCCGTTATCTTGAAGCTTATATGAGAGGTCTCGAAACCGTCAGTGTTGCCCAAACCGGGGAGAGAGAACTCGCTG
Proteins encoded in this window:
- the LOC106340632 gene encoding protein YLS9-like is translated as MHNKIGSLPVRSDPSARPISRHHSTSYIDRVKESLTTRVSKFICAIFLTLLLCLGIVFFILWINLRPHRPRFHISEFSLPGLGNTDGFETSHISFKITAHNPNQKVSVYYDSMEGAVYYKEKLVGSTKLTHPLYQDPKNTSLIEGVLRGPTMTVNKDRWKQMGRDRNQGKVVFRLDVVSVIRFKVYTWHSKRHRMHANCYIEVGWDGMLLSRTKDKRCPVYFT